A stretch of the Vulcanisaeta souniana JCM 11219 genome encodes the following:
- a CDS encoding ABC transporter ATP-binding protein: MNINYSYKTEKGPIPVLKDISFKVYSQEFVSIVAPTGTGKTTLLKIIAGLRKPDSGKVILMGEEVRGPTPKLAMIFQDFALYPWLTALENVELALLHRKDLSKEVRKEIARKYLELVGLSGFEDYYPRELSGGMKQRVAIARALAAQPMVLLMDEPFANLDAITAEGLRAEIYNMVFNEESTVKAIVMVSHNLEEVVELSDKVIILGGRPASIIAEVEVRLPRPRNTRDVEFQDYLDRLYSLLSISLKV, translated from the coding sequence ATTAACATTAATTATAGCTATAAGACTGAGAAGGGCCCCATACCTGTACTCAAGGACATAAGTTTCAAGGTTTATTCCCAGGAATTCGTATCAATAGTCGCACCCACTGGCACGGGAAAAACAACCCTGCTCAAGATAATAGCTGGCCTAAGAAAACCTGACAGTGGTAAGGTCATCCTCATGGGTGAGGAGGTCAGGGGTCCAACACCCAAGCTTGCCATGATATTCCAGGACTTCGCCCTCTATCCCTGGCTCACGGCACTTGAGAATGTGGAATTAGCCCTACTCCATAGGAAGGACCTCAGTAAGGAGGTTAGGAAGGAAATTGCCAGGAAGTACCTTGAGTTAGTTGGTCTCAGTGGATTTGAGGATTATTATCCAAGGGAATTGAGCGGTGGTATGAAGCAGAGGGTCGCTATTGCAAGGGCATTGGCTGCCCAGCCAATGGTTTTGTTGATGGATGAGCCCTTTGCAAACCTTGATGCAATAACGGCCGAGGGTTTAAGGGCCGAGATATACAATATGGTGTTTAATGAGGAGTCCACCGTGAAGGCGATCGTGATGGTCAGCCACAATTTAGAGGAGGTCGTGGAATTAAGTGACAAGGTTATAATACTCGGTGGGAGACCGGCGAGTATTATAGCCGAGGTTGAGGTAAGACTACCGAGACCCAGGAATACCAGGGATGTGGAGTTCCAGGACTACCTAGATAGACTATACTCATTATTATCCATAAGTCTCAAGGTTTAG
- the prpB gene encoding methylisocitrate lyase, whose translation MDAVLLRRNKRDPREVRAWFRERLSRPGIVIAPGAFDAFVALMIQQLGFEALYVSGAAFSSSLGLPDLGVFTLDELVRFTKYITDAVDIPVIVDTDTGFGETLNVVRTVREFESIGASAIHIEDQELPKKCGHLSGKHVVPADEMIKKIKAAVEARRDGNFLIIARTDARGTYGLDEAIWRAQAYVEAGADIIFPEALENKEEFARFAREVKAPLLANMTEFGKTPYIAAKEFEEMGYRIVIFPVTTFRVAMKAVRDALIELKEKGTQKDLLSKMISRQEQYEVIHYWDYENWDKELNERVNKEFVGKIRLKEQH comes from the coding sequence ATGGATGCCGTATTGCTAAGGAGGAACAAAAGAGACCCGAGGGAGGTTAGGGCTTGGTTCAGGGAGAGGTTGTCAAGACCTGGCATTGTCATTGCCCCAGGGGCTTTCGACGCATTCGTCGCTTTAATGATTCAACAGCTTGGTTTCGAGGCTCTCTACGTCTCCGGTGCAGCCTTCAGTAGCTCCCTGGGCCTGCCTGACCTTGGCGTGTTTACGCTCGATGAGTTGGTTAGGTTTACTAAGTATATTACGGATGCCGTGGACATACCCGTCATTGTTGATACGGACACGGGCTTTGGCGAGACCCTAAATGTGGTTAGGACTGTTAGGGAATTCGAATCAATAGGTGCCTCGGCAATACACATTGAGGACCAGGAACTACCCAAGAAGTGCGGTCACTTGAGTGGTAAGCATGTGGTGCCTGCTGATGAAATGATTAAGAAGATTAAGGCGGCGGTCGAGGCAAGGAGAGATGGGAACTTCTTAATAATCGCAAGGACAGATGCTCGTGGTACTTATGGGCTTGATGAAGCTATTTGGAGGGCTCAGGCTTATGTTGAGGCTGGCGCGGATATAATATTTCCGGAGGCTCTCGAGAATAAGGAGGAGTTTGCTAGGTTTGCCAGGGAGGTTAAGGCGCCGTTGCTTGCTAACATGACAGAGTTTGGTAAAACGCCCTATATAGCGGCTAAGGAGTTTGAGGAGATGGGTTATAGGATAGTGATATTTCCAGTAACGACATTTAGGGTTGCCATGAAAGCCGTCAGAGATGCGTTAATTGAACTTAAGGAGAAGGGTACCCAGAAGGACCTGCTTAGTAAAATGATTAGTAGGCAGGAGCAGTATGAGGTTATTCATTACTGGGATTATGAGAATTGGGATAAGGAATTGAATGAGAGAGTAAACAAGGAATTCGTGGGAAAAATACGACTTAAGGAACAACACTAA
- a CDS encoding tRNA(Phe) 7-((3-amino-3-carboxypropyl)-4-demethylwyosine(37)-N(4))-methyltransferase — MVRTNFDARKSIFVKRLIEEGIQRRVDFDIYDFLLAFNKSLSDYYTTSSCSGRIALAKATRLSYSKGSGLFKFITKWHRPVTYSEVANVINGISDDDVWLLVRAPIMHFIARDLNGALKILRIARETGFKHSGIYSVTRDGVVVEVQGEDRFEVPLVINGKLITDIDKLRDIIDIANETLMFGKFRLAHLIRLIETRLLGKELGDMPKTYFQESYREFRIKDASINELM; from the coding sequence ATGGTAAGGACAAACTTCGATGCTCGCAAGTCTATATTCGTCAAGAGATTGATTGAGGAGGGGATTCAGCGTAGAGTTGATTTTGACATTTATGACTTCCTACTGGCCTTTAATAAGTCATTGAGTGATTACTACACGACAAGTAGTTGTAGTGGTCGTATTGCCCTGGCCAAGGCCACACGACTCAGTTACTCAAAGGGTTCAGGGCTATTTAAATTCATTACTAAATGGCATAGGCCGGTTACTTATAGTGAGGTTGCTAATGTTATTAACGGGATTAGTGATGATGACGTATGGCTACTCGTTAGGGCACCAATAATGCACTTCATAGCCAGGGATTTAAATGGCGCATTGAAGATCCTGAGAATAGCTAGGGAGACCGGGTTTAAACATAGTGGTATTTACTCGGTGACTCGTGATGGCGTTGTGGTTGAGGTTCAAGGCGAGGATCGCTTTGAGGTGCCTCTAGTCATCAACGGCAAGTTGATTACGGATATAGATAAATTGAGGGATATTATTGATATTGCCAATGAGACACTGATGTTCGGTAAGTTTAGACTAGCCCACCTAATTCGGTTAATTGAAACTAGGTTACTTGGTAAGGAGCTTGGTGATATGCCTAAAACCTACTTCCAAGAATCATACAGAGAATTTCGCATTAAGGACGCGAGTATTAATGAATTGATGTGA
- a CDS encoding 3-hydroxyacyl-CoA dehydrogenase/enoyl-CoA hydratase family protein → MSSLNIKRVAVLGAGTMGHGIAEVFAIAGFEVNLMDISDDILRNALNRIRDSLERLSKRGKLRDSVDSVLSRIHTTTKVAEAVKNIDFLVEAVPENADLKKSMFREADQYAPSHAIFASNTSTIPITELSEATSRRERFLGLHFMNPPPLMKLVEITRGRYTSDETVNITVQLTRILNKEPVVVNKDVPGFIVNRVLFRVMLEACREVVQEGIKIIDLDAMARNVLGLPMGPFELLDYIGLDTSLFIVKAMTERGFKAHPCPLLEELVSKGKLGVKSGEGFYKYPGPGQYVKPKVLPEQGLELDPVRLMAPAINELAWLVREGVATVEDTDKSVKLGLNYPWGLSEFADEAGIDNIVDALTQLKGVSGWEEYEPDPLLTNYVKEGRLGRKSGRGFREYPEVEFRRYEEIMLRIDPPGAWIILNKPDKLNVLTPKMADEIVNALRSVEDDPRVRVVVITGSGRAFCVGADINQFQNATPMQMFKAMRHYHSMTLEIEYYTKPVIVAINGYALGGGLEIAMACDIRVASEDALLGQPEINLGIIPGAGGTQRLTRLTNLGTSKELILTGKQVSAKAALEYGIVNRVVPRHALEYEVMRWVKELVSKPPLTLMLAKYAINYGYEAPIWSALSNEASLFGVAISTKDAQEGVRAFLEKRRPRFTGE, encoded by the coding sequence ATGTCAAGTCTTAACATTAAAAGAGTCGCTGTTTTGGGGGCAGGTACTATGGGTCACGGTATAGCCGAGGTCTTCGCAATAGCTGGTTTTGAGGTTAACCTCATGGATATATCTGATGATATATTAAGGAATGCCCTTAATAGGATTCGGGACAGTCTCGAGAGACTCAGCAAGAGGGGCAAGTTAAGGGATAGTGTTGATTCTGTATTATCCAGGATACACACAACCACTAAGGTCGCTGAGGCTGTAAAGAATATTGACTTCCTGGTAGAGGCCGTACCTGAGAACGCTGATTTAAAGAAGAGCATGTTTAGGGAAGCTGATCAATATGCGCCGTCACATGCAATATTCGCATCTAATACAAGTACCATACCAATAACCGAGCTATCCGAGGCCACATCACGTAGAGAACGCTTTTTAGGACTTCATTTCATGAATCCCCCGCCTCTCATGAAGCTTGTGGAGATAACGAGAGGTAGGTACACAAGTGATGAGACTGTTAACATAACTGTTCAATTGACTAGGATACTCAATAAGGAGCCCGTCGTTGTTAATAAGGATGTGCCTGGATTCATAGTTAATAGGGTGTTGTTTAGGGTTATGCTTGAGGCTTGCCGTGAGGTGGTGCAGGAAGGCATTAAGATAATTGACCTAGACGCCATGGCGAGGAATGTGCTTGGTCTGCCAATGGGTCCCTTCGAACTCCTTGACTACATAGGCCTTGACACAAGTCTCTTCATAGTTAAGGCAATGACTGAGAGGGGGTTTAAGGCTCATCCCTGCCCATTACTCGAGGAATTAGTGAGTAAGGGTAAGCTCGGTGTTAAGTCTGGCGAGGGCTTTTACAAATATCCAGGCCCTGGCCAGTACGTAAAGCCTAAGGTATTACCTGAACAAGGCCTTGAGCTTGACCCGGTAAGGTTGATGGCCCCGGCCATTAATGAGTTGGCTTGGCTTGTTAGAGAGGGCGTGGCCACGGTAGAGGATACCGATAAGAGCGTGAAACTCGGCCTTAATTATCCATGGGGATTATCCGAGTTCGCTGATGAGGCTGGCATTGATAATATTGTCGATGCATTAACGCAACTTAAGGGCGTCAGTGGCTGGGAGGAGTATGAGCCAGACCCATTGCTGACTAACTATGTTAAGGAGGGTAGGTTGGGTAGAAAGAGTGGTAGGGGTTTCAGGGAGTATCCTGAGGTTGAGTTTAGGAGGTATGAAGAGATAATGCTCAGGATTGATCCGCCAGGTGCTTGGATAATCCTGAATAAGCCCGATAAATTGAATGTATTGACTCCGAAGATGGCTGACGAGATTGTCAATGCGCTGAGGAGTGTTGAGGATGATCCAAGGGTCAGGGTTGTGGTTATCACGGGTAGTGGCAGGGCATTCTGTGTGGGTGCTGATATTAATCAATTCCAGAATGCAACGCCAATGCAGATGTTCAAGGCGATGAGGCATTACCACTCAATGACTCTGGAGATCGAGTACTACACGAAACCCGTGATAGTGGCAATAAATGGTTATGCCCTTGGCGGCGGCCTAGAAATCGCCATGGCATGCGACATTAGGGTTGCCAGTGAGGATGCATTACTCGGCCAGCCCGAGATCAACCTGGGCATAATACCGGGCGCAGGAGGAACGCAGAGGCTTACTAGGTTAACAAACCTGGGCACTAGTAAGGAGTTAATACTCACGGGTAAGCAGGTAAGTGCCAAGGCTGCTCTTGAGTACGGTATTGTTAATAGGGTCGTGCCAAGGCACGCCCTTGAGTATGAGGTGATGAGGTGGGTTAAGGAACTAGTCTCAAAGCCACCACTAACGCTTATGCTCGCCAAGTACGCAATCAATTACGGTTATGAAGCCCCAATATGGAGCGCACTAAGCAATGAGGCCTCATTATTTGGCGTGGCAATATCGACTAAGGATGCACAAGAGGGTGTCAGGGCTTTCCTAGAGAAGAGAAGACCGAGGTTTACCGGTGAGTAA
- a CDS encoding ABC transporter permease subunit, whose product MVLWSVVLLAFLATLATFGRVALTIMLGIVLGWFLGYAAAKNGLFERVFLSLTQTLESVPVITFFPIVLIFFVKSIGGYIGTELAVDFLVFTAVVWNIWVGEYEAIKTAPQSLEDATEMLNLGFWGKFRYLYIPVTMPRVAGNVLVSFADALFYIVVSEVVTLGTTQYSVFGIGALVASWTSRGEWTAALTGLGVLVIMVTAVLFGILRPFVDWAVKYSYDPFMEITRTRIRRPIITSRVRSLAARNIRYLRRVTAVEDAIMPIFIRASSYAVRHRLLVRPRPRNIVTQSERYIGIGIAVLIIGLITYSIYESWETTWVPIINDLYKYGLLYLYYLGLDWLRVVLVTASAILTAIPVNYLMVTHRRIEAILLPILEDLASIPVSAYLPLIAIPFITYLAMNLGLHMSLEVLVFIVAYLSTAWYVIYNMYVGMKTIPRSLWDVAENLRLSTWQRLRRLAIPGAMPATITGLASTVGSTWGGLEVAEYIQGLNGRIYMVNGYTALMDYYTAIGNIIGLEAMSLILAINVILLSVFLWRKLFRLARERYRLEGAITL is encoded by the coding sequence ATGGTACTATGGTCAGTGGTGCTGTTGGCGTTTCTAGCAACACTTGCGACCTTTGGTAGGGTTGCCCTCACCATAATGCTGGGTATAGTGCTTGGTTGGTTTCTTGGTTATGCTGCTGCAAAAAATGGGCTTTTTGAGAGAGTGTTCCTATCATTGACGCAGACCCTTGAGTCTGTCCCTGTCATAACCTTCTTTCCAATAGTCCTGATTTTCTTCGTTAAGTCAATAGGTGGTTACATAGGGACCGAGTTGGCTGTTGACTTTCTTGTTTTCACTGCGGTTGTTTGGAATATATGGGTTGGTGAGTATGAGGCCATTAAGACGGCGCCCCAGTCACTCGAGGATGCCACAGAAATGCTTAACCTGGGCTTCTGGGGTAAGTTTAGGTATCTATACATACCTGTTACAATGCCTAGGGTTGCCGGTAATGTCTTAGTAAGTTTCGCTGATGCATTGTTCTACATAGTGGTCAGCGAGGTCGTTACCCTAGGCACGACACAATACTCAGTGTTTGGTATAGGGGCGTTGGTGGCATCATGGACAAGTAGGGGTGAGTGGACAGCTGCACTTACTGGACTTGGTGTATTGGTGATTATGGTAACCGCAGTACTATTCGGAATACTTAGGCCATTCGTTGATTGGGCGGTTAAGTATAGTTATGACCCATTTATGGAAATAACAAGAACCAGGATCAGGAGGCCCATAATAACCAGTCGCGTTAGGTCCCTGGCAGCCAGGAACATTAGGTATTTAAGGAGGGTAACGGCTGTTGAAGACGCCATAATGCCCATATTCATTAGGGCATCGAGTTATGCCGTTAGGCATAGATTACTGGTAAGACCTAGACCTAGGAACATAGTAACTCAGTCTGAGAGGTATATTGGCATAGGCATTGCTGTTCTAATTATTGGATTAATTACTTATTCGATTTATGAATCCTGGGAAACCACCTGGGTCCCTATCATAAATGATCTATACAAATACGGTTTACTTTACCTTTATTACCTCGGGCTTGATTGGTTAAGGGTTGTCCTGGTCACAGCCTCGGCAATTCTGACGGCCATTCCCGTTAATTACCTAATGGTGACACATAGGAGGATTGAAGCTATTTTATTGCCAATCCTTGAGGATCTTGCATCAATACCTGTATCGGCTTACTTGCCGTTGATTGCCATACCCTTCATAACGTATTTAGCCATGAACCTTGGTCTGCATATGTCGCTTGAAGTACTTGTTTTCATTGTTGCCTACCTAAGTACTGCTTGGTACGTGATTTATAACATGTACGTGGGCATGAAGACTATTCCCAGGAGTTTGTGGGACGTGGCGGAAAACCTGAGGTTAAGTACCTGGCAGAGACTTAGAAGGTTGGCGATTCCGGGCGCCATGCCTGCCACAATAACGGGTTTAGCAAGTACGGTGGGTTCGACATGGGGAGGACTTGAAGTTGCTGAGTATATCCAGGGACTTAATGGGCGTATCTACATGGTTAATGGATACACTGCCCTAATGGATTATTACACGGCTATAGGGAATATCATTGGACTTGAGGCCATGAGTCTAATACTCGCCATAAATGTGATACTGCTGAGTGTTTTCCTATGGAGGAAATTATTCAGGCTGGCTAGAGAGAGGTACAGGCTTGAGGGAGCCATTACGCTTTAA
- a CDS encoding ABC transporter permease subunit produces the protein MVGLDNSRYAFTPFIILISLMLLLPMAVLLYEGHGYLMSAFTSTLFIEGVTVTLLGAMIAAALTLILGLPTAYAISRGLIPRPIDSIVGGLLTSPLTIPHTIVGLSLLILVSPISPIPIIRRLPLVDTIWGLVAAYFIVSAPITIGALRQVFDGLDPVYEYVGLTLGLTRWGVFTKVVIPMARRELISSFLLSLSRALSEFGSIVILAYYVINPPLFNYVYPLPILIWYSYEVYGLPLALGYASASLIISIIIIVLIELISGGTTRFRLW, from the coding sequence GTGGTTGGGTTGGATAATTCGAGATACGCATTTACGCCATTCATAATACTCATCTCATTAATGCTATTACTGCCAATGGCCGTATTACTTTATGAGGGCCATGGGTACTTAATGAGTGCCTTCACAAGTACGTTATTCATAGAGGGCGTTACTGTGACGCTACTTGGTGCTATGATAGCCGCGGCACTAACCTTGATCCTTGGATTACCGACCGCTTACGCCATATCCCGTGGGTTAATACCGAGACCAATCGATAGCATTGTTGGTGGTCTTTTAACAAGTCCATTAACAATACCTCACACTATAGTTGGTCTATCGCTTTTAATACTCGTATCGCCGATATCCCCAATACCCATAATACGTAGGTTACCACTCGTGGACACCATATGGGGCTTAGTGGCTGCGTACTTCATAGTCTCGGCACCAATAACCATAGGCGCCCTCAGGCAGGTATTTGATGGGCTTGATCCCGTATATGAGTATGTGGGCCTAACCCTGGGGTTAACTAGGTGGGGAGTATTTACGAAAGTTGTCATTCCAATGGCACGGAGAGAGTTAATATCCTCATTTCTTCTCTCTTTGAGTCGAGCCCTAAGTGAGTTTGGTTCAATAGTTATCCTGGCCTATTACGTAATTAATCCACCATTATTCAATTATGTATATCCACTGCCAATACTGATTTGGTATTCATACGAGGTTTACGGCCTGCCCTTAGCCCTTGGTTATGCATCTGCATCATTGATAATCTCCATAATAATCATAGTACTGATTGAACTGATAAGTGGCGGTACGACCAGGTTTAGGCTTTGGTAA
- a CDS encoding substrate-binding domain-containing protein, whose translation MKAGIVMSIIISLIMGLLIGYSIPSIQHAQQVTKTTTQQYLSVITASLYSQLFKKAGNELGINMAVTGMGSVQAARQVILNPSGYSIYASIDPYILTSLLYPSNITSWYIAIASDQMVIAYSPNMPKPLLNTVNNLTMTEEAALRDGNYTEAIIITKEFLDLIFSNETLDLAHDYGTYAIGMSNPNTDPEGYRALMVLQLTGIYWGLGRNYYVSLFNYANSTGNVYEVLAGSELFGPVETGKVWFDIAIYKSSAESAGLPYFPLPPQVNLGDPAYSGYYSEAYVTIVVNGQSLVVKGAPIQLALTIPNQAPNKVLAEELIIYLLTPGGHELMKKLGIEPLTPAIFYGNVSAAPPLIRILVNSSLLEYGG comes from the coding sequence ATGAAGGCCGGCATAGTAATGTCGATAATAATCTCATTAATAATGGGCTTATTAATAGGGTACTCAATACCATCAATTCAACACGCACAGCAGGTAACTAAGACCACGACCCAGCAATACCTAAGCGTAATCACCGCCTCACTCTACTCGCAGCTATTTAAGAAGGCGGGCAATGAGTTGGGAATTAACATGGCCGTGACGGGTATGGGTTCTGTGCAAGCCGCAAGGCAAGTCATCCTCAACCCAAGTGGATACTCAATTTATGCAAGCATAGACCCATACATATTAACGTCACTTCTATACCCAAGTAATATAACGAGTTGGTACATAGCCATCGCCAGCGATCAAATGGTCATCGCATACTCACCCAACATGCCCAAACCATTACTGAACACGGTTAATAACCTAACGATGACCGAGGAGGCGGCATTGAGGGATGGTAATTATACCGAGGCCATAATCATAACTAAGGAATTCCTCGACTTAATATTCTCCAACGAAACTCTTGACTTGGCACATGATTACGGCACCTATGCCATAGGCATGTCTAACCCGAATACGGATCCCGAGGGCTATAGGGCATTAATGGTGCTTCAGTTAACCGGCATTTACTGGGGGTTAGGGAGGAATTACTACGTTAGCCTATTCAATTATGCTAATAGCACGGGCAATGTCTACGAGGTACTCGCCGGCAGTGAGTTGTTTGGTCCCGTTGAGACAGGCAAGGTTTGGTTTGACATCGCGATTTACAAATCATCGGCCGAAAGTGCTGGGTTGCCCTACTTCCCACTGCCGCCTCAGGTTAATTTAGGGGACCCTGCATACTCAGGTTATTACAGTGAGGCTTACGTCACCATAGTAGTTAATGGGCAGAGCTTAGTGGTTAAGGGCGCGCCCATTCAGCTTGCCTTGACAATACCCAACCAGGCACCTAATAAGGTGCTTGCTGAGGAATTGATAATATACCTATTAACGCCGGGTGGGCATGAATTAATGAAAAAGCTCGGTATTGAGCCATTAACGCCGGCGATATTCTACGGCAACGTAAGCGCTGCACCACCTCTGATTAGGATCCTTGTTAATTCCTCATTACTTGAGTATGGCGGTTAA
- a CDS encoding 50S ribosomal protein L14, giving the protein MAKRGGARQVGVSWRFHKTPGIFMNSLVPVADNSGAKLVRIIGVIGHIAKPVHREVPGASVGDMVVVSVVEGKPEVRKQILRAIVIRQRKPYRRPDGTWITFEDNAVVITDENGAPKGSEIHGPVAMEAALRWPGISNLATIII; this is encoded by the coding sequence ATGGCGAAGAGGGGTGGTGCACGTCAGGTAGGTGTTAGCTGGAGATTCCATAAGACTCCCGGCATATTCATGAATAGCCTAGTCCCTGTTGCGGATAATAGTGGTGCTAAGCTTGTTAGGATAATTGGTGTAATTGGGCATATAGCAAAACCCGTTCATAGGGAGGTTCCTGGCGCCTCAGTGGGTGATATGGTGGTTGTCAGTGTAGTTGAGGGCAAGCCGGAGGTTAGGAAGCAGATACTTAGGGCAATTGTTATTAGGCAGAGAAAGCCGTACAGGAGACCTGATGGTACCTGGATAACCTTTGAAGATAATGCGGTGGTGATTACTGATGAAAACGGCGCCCCAAAGGGTAGTGAGATACATGGGCCAGTGGCTATGGAGGCAGCCCTAAGATGGCCGGGTATATCGAATTTAGCAACAATAATAATTTAA